The following nucleotide sequence is from Oncorhynchus clarkii lewisi isolate Uvic-CL-2024 chromosome 6, UVic_Ocla_1.0, whole genome shotgun sequence.
caatgaatacggctgtacagtattgtcttttatcgatggcggttatgatatcgtttaggaccttgaatgtggctgaggtgcacccatgaccagctcggaaaccagattgcatagcgaagaaggtacggtgggattcgaaatggtcggtgatctgtttgttaacttggctttcgaagatcttAGAAATGAAGGgtgggatagatataggtctgtaacagtttgggtctagagtgtctccccctttgaagagggggatgacctcgGCAGCTTTCCAATGGAAAGCTTCTTTGGTAATCTCAGacaatacaaaagagaggttgaacaggctagtaataagggttgcaacaattgctgCGGATATTTTAGAAagagaaggtccagattgtctagcccagttgatttgtaggggtccagattttacagctctttcagaacatcagctatctggatttgggtaaaggagaaatgggggaggcttagGCAAGTTGTGTGCATTATATCATCTGTGACTGCATGGGCAGCGTGTGGAGGCTATAACTCATAGGAATCCCTCCCCAGTTCACTACTTTGACTAATTAAAATGTCGGAagcatggtggaagccctcaaagGCCCTGCCCATGCTAAAATTGCATTTTTGCCACTAGAGGcgtctatcattctctatgggtgGGGCTCAGCGATGGCAAGAATTTCCCATTATTTTCTCATTGGTGGGGCCTTCAAGTGGATTATTCCCAGTGGTATGCTGGTATTTGCACATTTACGAGGTGTTATGAACACAGCAATACACCTCTCAACCCTGTAGCAGTATGGACAGTCACTTAACAGCCATGACATCTTGATGAACACTGTCcatgtctcagtctctgtgtgtTGACTTGAGTTTCTCTCTTGACTTTCTCTGACTTTCTCTCTTCAACATACTGTTACACCACAAATTACTTTATGCACCTAGAGTCAATAATACTGGTAGGAATATATTCCCAATTTCCTTTAATTGCGCCATCCCAGACAAATTGTATTTAAAGGACTATAGGTGGTCGAAAATATGATTACAGCTATTTCCAATACTTTTGATTGATAGATGATGACAGTAGCCTGTAGTCTTTGCTCTTGTATGGTTGAGTGGTGCAAAAAGGGGCGTTTCCGTCGTGCAGAAGAAGAGGCGTGTTGGGTTGTTTGGTTACAGCTGATTATCGCGACATCCGCTGCCTCCATCATCAATACAACACCGACTGCGACTATTATCGGGGAAAAAAACATCCACTGACAACATTTCAATATCCTTCAGAACCGACCGGAACGGGGCCAAGGCTATTTTTAACGAACAAACGGCTGTTACGATCATCGTGTCTCGAAACCAACAGTGGTGCTGAAAACAGTGAGTAGGCTATGTTATAGACAGGGCATACGGATGTAATGGTTCGATACGGTATCCCAGGCTACATCAAAGCGGCTCAGACAATGACAAATACGTGTtatttgacttcaactgtaatcaTTTCAATCTAATAATAACTGTTGATGTTTCAGGAAACCCAGTCGTGCTATTCGAATCCTGATATAGTCAcgttgagatggagagagaaggtgggagggatgagagatgtggatagaaTCATGGGTGAGAGTAAAGGAGACCATATCAGTAGAGAGACCGTGTGTTAGTTAGGCTGCTACTATAGCTTACCCGAGTGGAATTAAATAGTGTAGAAGGACATGTAGTGGGGGTTATAGCCTATCTGGCAGGAGCgactcattctttctctctctctctctctctctcttatcttctcttcctctctcatgtCACTGCATTGAGCGTACTGTTGAATACTGTATGCCGTCACACAGTACAGTGTGTAATGTCTTGACCGCAGGGGAGAGTTAGTTAGCAATCGCTCCATCTAAATTTCATTGCAGATTGAAAGGTGCAAGAGTAGCAAGATGTCACCTGGTGTAGTTGTCAACAATTGTGTACCTacgcacacacaaccacacttCATAACAGCACGTGCCTCTTTGCCGCGCTCTCACTCACTGCCTTGTAGGCAGGACCTAATCGCCCACTCAAACTGCACAAAGatacgcacgtacacacacacacacacacacacattcacacacacacacatgttgcaCACATAAGTAATTTATAAGTTCAGAAACAACCTGAATAGTAACTAATAGTAACTGAATGTTTGCTATTCTGCACAGTTTATTGCTCAATCTTGGTCAGGTCCTTATTGTaaaagagaatgtgttctcaatgtcttacctggttaaataaaggcaaaataaatataaatattggACGTTGcatacagtggttgctccactaaaagATTTGCGATTATGCTGCTGTACTTAGAGGTAATTTATGGTTTAGTACGATACCCTGCGTCATCACTTCATTgttccagaccagcgcaagggggagttagagcactgattatgcttttggggcCTACTGtctctctaactgacaatgaatgggtgacataaacctaaatagaaactgataattgtgcacgacttcagtattacttacttaAACTGtagttacactaaggtttttattattttattttattagaattattttgctcttactgtagtagtgtagccCACTCCCGACCGCACCtgagtggcgcaacggtctaagacgctgcatagcagtgcaagctgtgctgatgctggttcaatacctgtgCCAGCCTTGACTGGGGGACTCATGAGACGactgtaggtttttggtttctctccctctaaaaaaagaaattgtcacaccctgatctgtttagCCTTTTTgggattgtctccacccccctccaggtgtcgcccatcttccccattatcccctatgtatttatacctgtgttctctgtttgtctgttgccagttcgttttgtttcgtcaagcctaccatcGTTTTCCCCTCTGTTCTTGTCtctcgattgttcctgttttctagttttctgCCTGCccagaccctgagcctgcctgcattcctgtacctttgccacacctatctggattactccgcccctgcctgccttgacctgtcgtttgcctgcccctgttggattaataAACTGTTGCTAATTCaacattgtctgcatctgggtcttacctgaaacgtgatataaataaataattctaaatagcatactggctttatttacaaattagtaacaatgtcacccgatgttcaagaatggcccttTTCTCACTCATTTTACGTTATATGGAATAATCTccaaaaatattgttattttttaaataaactgCTGTTATTCATTTTGAATTATATAAAAGCATTAtatattctcacagatatattattaatcctgttattagcaggacaatatatattggtcatattggtcatggctcATGAGTGGCACACAATGGGATTGCCTTGCATTTCTCCAACTGTATCCACTGAAAGTATGCAAGGTTCAAGGCACTAGGGCAGGGGGTATGGGAGGGGCCGCAGTGCCGCGCACAGAAGATGgacctagcccatggggaaggcagggggggaggggtggagccACACTGGGTAGCACAGAGTAACACTGTAAGGGTCACTATAAGGGAGCTGACTAGGGAAATGTTCccgctgttcttagtgccagtctgcactaagtcaaactaaaacaatgtaactaataatgtcatctttatgctttcgttaattaAATAATGATCAAAAATACTCTTTCAGAAGccgatgtttatttagttatggatccataatgaattactatgggaataaatatcactgaattacagaaatattggaacaaagttgtctaatgcaGGTAAACAAATGGTTGATTACTGGAAAATACTTTTTCAAACTCacacggtcacgttgtacagtgccattatggctattagcaggtAGTTGGACAATAGACTTGCCTAGAAGGAGGGTAGGGTGATAACTCTAtcgtcaaatgtatttcttagttaggttggctgtatcacaaccggccatgattggttGCAaattcagtttaatccaccagaaaagactaAACAAATAATACTacaaaatgtattattataatgTATCACATccaaccgtgattgggagtcccatagggactttgcctttacaaatattattttggccattattcagattacaatcgctcacttttgtttttttgaaaacaaaataacctccaaaatattgttatataTTATCAAGATGATGGCacagtcatttaaaaaatatatatatttcacctttatttaaccaggtaggccagtttaaccatgtaggccagttgagaagttctcatttacaactgcgacctggccaagataaagcaaagcagtgcgacacaaacaacaacacagagttacacttgAAATAAACaaacgcacagtcaataacacaataggaaaaaaaatctatatacagtgtgtgcaaatggcgtgaggaggcaataaataggccatagtagcgaagtaattacaatttagcaaattaacactggagtgaaagatgtgcagatgatgatgtgcaagtagaaatacttgtgtgcaaaagagcaaaaaagtaaatataaacaatatggggatgaggtaggtagattggatgggctatttacagatagggtGTGCACAGCTgtagtgatcggttagctgctccgatagctgatgtttaaagttagtgagggagatataaatctccaacttcagcgatttttgcaattcattacagtcattggcagcagagaactggaaggaaaggcggccaaagaggtgttagctttggggatgaccagtgagatatacctgttggagcacgtgctacgagtgggtgttgttatcgtgaccagtgagctgagttaaggcagagctttacctagcaaagacttatagatgacctggagccagtgggtctggcgacgaatatgtaacgAGGGCCTGCCGACGAGAGCATactggtcgcagtggtgggtggtatatggggctttggtgacgaaacAGATGGctatgtgatagactgcatcccatttgctgagtagagtgttggaggctattttgtaaacaaCATCGTCgaagatcggtaggatagtcagttttacaagggtatttttggcggcatgagtgaaggaggctttgatgTGAAAtaggaaggagagtttatagtttagccagacacctaggtatttgtagttggccacatattctaagtaagaaccgtccagagtagtgatgctagtctggcgggcgggtgcgggcagcgatcggttgaaaagcaagcatttagttttactagcgtttaagagcagttggaggccacggaaggagtgttgtatggcattgaagattGTTTGGAGGTTtattaacagtgtccaaagaagggccagatgtatacagaatggtgtcgtctgcgtagaggtggatcagagaatcacccgcagcaagagcgacatcgttgatatatacagagaaaagagtcggcccgagaattgaaccctgtggtaccccccatagagactgccagaggtccggacaacaggccctctgatttgacacactgaactctatctgagaagtagttggtgaaccaggcgaggcagtcattagagaaaccaaggctgttgagtctgccaataagaatacagtgattgacagagtcgaaagccttggccaggtcgatgaagacggctgcacagtactgtcttttatcgatggcggttatgatatcatttagtaccttgagcgtggctgaggtgcccccgtaaccagctcggaaaccggattgcacagcggagaaggtacggtgggattcgaaatggtcagtgatctgtttattaacttggcggcacctatataaagctgagtgactcgctcattcatggctttggatcaaaataaataagtaccaacattctttctgatagtctttagcaaataaatgttttggttatTCTGACCTGGACACCATGCACAGTATTATAATAACCCATTTTGGGCTATTAGCATGACAATATACCTTGACCAACACCTGTCTGTATTTTGATCATTTGTGGATGGGGCCTCCccagtggcgcagctgtctaagtcACCACATCGCAATGCAAAATGCGTTGCTACAGATACCCGTGCCGGCCgccaccgggagacccatgaggcggcttttggttttaatttagaatcctccaatcctctatatgtaattatttgcggagagtcacgtcatatttttcaatatactgtaggcctaccgtaggcgacatgagtctcacccgtgttgagtaatgtgctgttaaaagtggtgtaggtcttatttatttaaagagcatattgaagtctAGAAGGATTTAaagcaatagcctacaactattttagcaccattttgctctgctctgagacaagcatggggactggtcttgataaatcaatgagatttttattttcactgaatctccgtttggataTTGGTTAGACTAGATTTAGAAGATTTGTgtgtagaaatgttatgctcttagcgtaacctttatttaactaggcaagtccattaagaacaaattcttatttacaaggacagcctactccttccttcCTGTCGGGGAAATTGAACCCCAGTCTCCCACGTGCCCGCACAacacagggattctttagctaaatgtagtactgtagcctactcccgaccgtcacattgtacagcaaaatattttccgttccatcctaatggaaacccagagggttcgtttttcttggaatagaaacaccataatattaatctaattaattaagcaacatttcttaaaatcagtcccatatactttgttcttacaaaaaaaggttttacattctctagtacagcctctattgaagactatcaaatgcttctcatagatgccctctggtggtcaaactagcactaactagcattaatggtaccagtggttggcacttaaataacctgccatagaattctgcggcaccacgcaagctgtgctgcagtaggCTGCGACTTTTAAAGGACGAACCACTGTACTACAACACCATTTGACCGGAACTGTTATATTTTTAAACATTGTATTTCACTGTGTAGCATAATTATTTAGACAGATGATCCAACCTCATTCATAGACGTCAGTGTAAATACCTGTATTACTGCCTCTGCCTTCTGCTACCATCTGGATGAACAGTCTATTTGCATGAGGGTACTTATGAAGAGCACATTattaacttctctctctctctcttcctcctcctcctcctcctcagtgtgtGTGCCTCCAGTACCTCCTTTAGCCCTTGATGACCCACACTGCTTCCCAGTGTGTGAGGCTGAGtgactctctgtcccctctaACACCTCACCCCTGACCCCTCATCATGGGCAGTGTGGGTAGTGGAGTGGCAGGGGAGCAGGAGTTTGCCATGAAGTCCGTGGGCACTAGGACCACCCTGCCTCGCGCTCCGCCCCTGTCTCGCCGTTGCCCCGCCGACCGTAGCTGCAGCGCCGAACGACTCCCCCCACCTCCAGTGACAGCCTCCGAGGGAACCGCGTCTAGTGAAGAACGAGGAAGTATTAGTATTGGGACCGTAACTGGGAAAGACCGGCCCCCGGACTCTGACACAGACCGTACCACTACAACTACATCCAACTGTGACCGGGGGGATACAGGGGTGGGATACGGAAATGgagcaggaaggagggagagtggagagagggagagtggagggagggagagtggagggagggaaagggagagtcgagagaaggatagggagagtagagagtgggagaaagagagggagagagaaagggagtgggagagggaaagagaaaaggagagggcagaaagggatagagacagggtagagagggagagggatagagagcgggagagagagagggtagagaggacgagagagagggttgagagagcgagggaaagagagcCACGAGGAGGGGTTGTGAGTCTGGATGTATGCAGTAACTTGGTGGGACTGGGGGGAAATGATATTGGTACTGGGATGACCCCCCACCAACAAAGAGACACTGGAGGGACCAAAACAGACAATCACAACAACCCTCCAAACCACAACCCACCCAAAATCCTGCCTGTCTCTGGCAAACTAGAGCAGGTATGTTCCTTTTCTCAAACAATTATGTTTGTAGCTAGGGTCATGTGGCTTATTGGCATAGTGAGTTAGTTCACAATTAGATCACAGCAAAACCAGGGTtgtgtgggtttgattcctgcatGGGACACACATACTCTGCTGTATCCCTATATCATTGCAGTTACATAAAGACTGTATAATTACGCTGTTATATAATTACTTGACTATCTTATAATAACTGATGAAATAGAATTTGACATGGTGAAAAGGTCTTACAAATAAATATTGCCATAGTATTTCATAATGATTTCTAGTGTTTACTGATTTAAGACATTGACGTAAATGCTTTAAACGAGAATAACGGCACATTTCGAAATCAAAGTGCACATCTCGGTCACTCGGGAGAAAACGCTCACTTCAGCTCTAGATAGAACTTAGCTCTGTCACGGGGAAAATACTCCATTCAGCAAGTCCAGTCGATTGTGAGATATGGCATATACATTTTACGTCATAAATTTGGGTCATTGGTTCACTATTTTACCTTTTCTGAGATCTCTGCCAAGCAAGGCGGTAACCGCAGCTAACTCCTGCAACAACACACGCACGAGGGTTGCTCCTCATGAACACAACACCGGCAGTTTTCAAAATAGCCCAAATCAGACTTTAGCACATCACCCGACCCAACACAACACCCCTCAGTAGTGGCCTATTTCATTTGTCTTTTTCAATGCTCTGGAAACCAATCAGAAAATGCTGTGCACTAAAGATGGTATTGTAGCCACACAAATACAATAGAAGATAATTGTCGATCTCATCAGAAACACTGATCACAACCTTTATCTCCTAAATTATGTCGCTGGTGTAATTTTGTTAGAATTTTGGAATATATAAGGTTTTTACCAGTTTCGAGTCTATCCAGGCGAAACAACACAGCTGAAGCAAAGTTTCACCCAAATTTGTATTTattctttttatatattttttgtaattttacctcctttttttctcatcaatttcCCGatattacgatcttgtctcatcactgcaactccccaacgggctcgggagaggcgaaggtcaagtcatgcgtcctgccgaacatgacccgccaaaccgtgcttcttaacacccgctcgcttaacccggaagtcagccgccccaatgtgtcagagaaaacacagttcaactgacgactgaagtcagcctgcaggcgcccgggcccgccacaaggagtcactaaagcacaatgagccaagtaaagcccccccggccaaaccctcccctaacccagatgacgctggacCTATTGggtgccgccttatgggactcccaatcccggccggttgtgatacagtctgggaTCAAACTCCAGGCTGTAGTGACGGCGCAACACTGcaatgctgtgccttagaccgctggagGTGTTTCACCCACATTTTCGATAAGAAAGTATCCACCTAGCTTTGTCATGTCACCCATCCAAATCAAATAATTCCATGTGTCTGCCTTTTGTCTTTGTAAACGTGTACATAGCCTGTTCCATGACATGGGGTAATCCAATGACCAACACTGCAGCTGTTGATTGCAGTGATCATTATTCATTACATATGCTATATATAATCAATACACAACTTTGAAGGAGTAGGGTATTTGATGCAAACATAGGCTGTAAGAATACCTTTTTAATTTGATAAAATTAGCCTACATTTTCACATTCTCTTGCTCGCTCGAGAGGAAGGCAATTTGTCCCTGCTTGCAAACGTAATCTCCTGCATAATTTCTGTAAATTATTGTCATTATTCTACCAATTTGTAAATGTAGGCTCATAATAAATGTAAATAAATCATATTTGATCTACCCCAATGAGCATCaatcacatactgtatctactgtatctattatatctGCACAAAATGTTTTTTCCAATGATATGTTTGCTGTCAGCTGGCTACTGTAGAAAAGTTAGAATGTCATGAAACATTTGTTGCATAACTTAGCCTTTTAGCCCATATGTGTCATGCTATGAAGTAGACAATTATGTGGCACACTCAGTAGTCTTTCCCTCTCATTTTAGTAGATATATTTTGCTGTAATGATCTGATCACACCATGCAACGAGGGATGTAGCCTACAGTCAGAGAGGGAAGATGGACAATGTAGACAGGCAGGTTAAATTATGTCCAATGGGGTGTGAGGCGGGATTAGGTCGGCTCCTTTCCTCTTTGCTTGGCAGAGATCTCAGAAAAGGTCAAATTGTGAACCAGCGAGCCAAATTTATCACATATCTCACAATCGATTGGACTTCCCAAATGTAGTATTTTTGCTGTGACACAACGTTTATATTTTTCATAGATTTGCGTTATTCCACAAAGTTTTCTCTAGCGCTGCAGTGAGTGTGGGATGTCTAACCCTGTGACATTGCTCtgcctctacctcgctctctctgagTGAGAGAGGTTCGCACTTTGACAGACAGTCCAACAACGAGTCAGGGGGGTTTAGGAACATAGACACatttttttcctttgaaatttGCTGTTATTCCCCTTTAATGTGTTGTTTTGCTAACAGTTTCCTCTCCTGTTTCTTTATAACCATCTCTACCCGTATCGCTCTTTacccaaatctctctctccttcctccccctttgCCTTCAACTCTTTAGAACAACTCTGGGCTGGTTCGTCCTTCTGCCTTcaaaccagtggttcccaaaagCTTTCACTCCATGCAGAACCTCGTAGGCCAAACcagtagtggtgagggtaggggtGCGGGGGGGCGTAGAgaaggaggagcagggggaggagaACCAGGGGCAGTTCCAGAGGCCCTCCTTCTAGACCAGGACAGCCCAGGAAGAGGCAGCTTCCGGGCAGAGGGAGCAGGAGCGGGTGAGGGTAAAGGAGGGGTCCAGGGGGGGATGTCAGATTCGGGGAGAAACTCCTTGACCAGCCTGCCCACCTACACAGGCTCTGGGTCGGGCTATGTGCCCCCAGCGGCCCTGGGTACTCTCAGTGCTTCTACCAGCCATATCAACAGACTGGGGACCACAGCTGGAGCTGCAGTGGCTCAGGGCAAGCTGGAGAAACCAGGCTACCAGGTGGGTATGGTCTTTTGAACATAATTACAGACACTGCAGTCGACTCCAAATGAGTTCACATTTAATAAGCATTAACATACTTTTAGCGTAGTGCAGTTTACCAGCAGCAATTCATATACCGTACATTGTTTTTACTTGCTCTGGGTATCTGCACCTATCCAGTTTGGTATCAGTCCAGTGTAGACTGTATATGAATCTATGTGAGACTATTCCAGAATGGGCTGAGTGCCTCGGACAGTGGCCACTCCTCTTCAGGAAAGAGCTCCTCATCCTATCAGAGGCTCTGCCACCTGGGGGACACCCCAGCACCCCTTCGCCCCTCGCCTTCCTCTGATGACGTCATCCAAGACCTGGAGGACCGGCTCTGGGAGAAGGAGCAAGAGGTGAGAGGTGAAAGGTCATTTAGTGGTCAAGGGTGATTTATTTTAGTAGATTTCATGGATGTAGCAATTATCATTGCTTCAGTCACTGCCAACAAAACATTCCTTCCTTCCTGAgctctcgctcctctcctcccctctcccaggtGCAGCACATGCATCGTAACTTGGACCAGAGCGAGGCAGCCATCGTCCAGGTTTTTGAGGAGAAGCAGCGCGtgtgggagagacagatggaagagCTGAGACAGAACTATGCCTCCCGCCTGCAGCAGGTGACCACACATTCCACAGCGGCGTTAACCAATAAGAATCCACCAAATGTTGTTAATCTCTTCCTCTGTGTACAGGTGACGCGCCGCGCCCAGCGCTCCCAGAATGCCCTGCAGGCCCAGATCACCCGTCTGTCGCAGGACAAGCGGCGCCTGCAGGAGGAGATGCCTGCCTTGCTGGCCCAGAGAGAAGAGCTGGAGAGGAAGTGTCTGGACTTCAGGAAGGAGCAGGCCGACATACTGCCACGCCTGGAGGAGACCaagtgggaggtgtgtgtggtgggtgggtgggtgggtgggtgggtgggtgggtgtgtgtgtgtgtgtgtgtgtgtgtgtgtgtgtgtgtgtgtgtgtgtgtgtgtgtgtgtgtgtgtgtgtgtgtgtgtgtgtgtgtgtttgtgcatggtgCGTCGGTGTGAACAGCCCCATAACACTGCAGCTCTACCTTACAACACTATATGCTTTCCCTGCTGTGTGGTCCAGGTATGTCAGAAAGCGGGGGAGATCTCCCTGCTGAAGCAGCAGCTGAGGGAGAGCCAGGTGGAGGTGACCCAGCGGGCGGGAGAGATGGTGGCCCTCAGGGGTCAGCTGAAAGAGGCCAACGCTCAGCTGAGAGACCGGGAGGAGGTCATGCTGGGCCTCAAGGACTCCTACACCAACAAGAGCCTGGAGCTGGAGCGCTGCCAGGGAGAGCTGAGAAGGACGCTGACTGAGGTAGCTATACACATACAGACCTGTAAGTCACATTTCTGATGACACAAATATGTGACACTAGATGGGATATCCTGTTGTTTTAGAGTTAGGggccatacacacacaaacagtatatGCAcactagtgctgagtgattaaacAACTCATTGACCGAcgtcggttcaattatttgaattcccttgatgtatttatttttctgtgagctcaatgtgcaCATTGCACAGTTCCTTTAGTGACAAATGAGATCCAAACTTAACAGTTCATCTACGCCTACTAAGTTAGGTCAGTGTGGTGCAGACACGGAGAGGGACAGAAGAATGTGTGATCGTGACGTGATATATAGAGAAGCTGTTGCTTCGCAAAGtgtctctacctgaaaatacatatgctctaagtgattgatagttggtattcagcag
It contains:
- the LOC139412076 gene encoding leucine zipper putative tumor suppressor 3-like, which produces MTPHQQRDTGGTKTDNHNNPPNHNPPKILPVSGKLEQNNSGLVRPSAFKPVVPKSFHSMQNLVGQTSSGEGRGAGGRREGGAGGGEPGAVPEALLLDQDSPGRGSFRAEGAGAGEGKGGVQGGMSDSGRNSLTSLPTYTGSGSGYVPPAALGTLSASTSHINRLGTTAGAAVAQGKLEKPGYQNGLSASDSGHSSSGKSSSSYQRLCHLGDTPAPLRPSPSSDDVIQDLEDRLWEKEQEVQHMHRNLDQSEAAIVQVFEEKQRVWERQMEELRQNYASRLQQVTRRAQRSQNALQAQITRLSQDKRRLQEEMPALLAQREELERKCLDFRKEQADILPRLEETKWEVCQKAGEISLLKQQLRESQVEVTQRAGEMVALRGQLKEANAQLRDREEVMLGLKDSYTNKSLELERCQGELRRTLTEVSILREKLGVFEAEVLGLKRTLGELGGAVDPAITQTLAAGRLLPPWGALYCLRTPTEPSSTPLTHTSDALLSFQSDEAKAQRQETQRQERQQREEAQWCDMQPRQEAHLHQESQLRKEAQLRQEAYLRQEAQQQQRQEAQWEESGNLREQLEQLQGALRLERQQRELQAHSFDQERHTWIDEKERVLKYQAQLQVSYVETLQKNQALEQQVGQLGTKLTPSPSSSISPPPPPALSTLPPLPSVPLPAPIALTLSPPHCEDQKGPPSLLQLPPPWAGPSRLERIESTEI